One window of Camelina sativa cultivar DH55 chromosome 4, Cs, whole genome shotgun sequence genomic DNA carries:
- the LOC104783533 gene encoding cytochrome P450 71B16-like, which produces MFLEHGDQRNIQITAAPVQLPRETIAHIKVQGYDIPPKTHILVNAWAIGRDPKYWTNPKEFNSERFIDSPVDYKGRHFELLPIGSGRMICPGITIRRAPDGMTHEDIDKEEAGTLTVVKKVPLNLVPVRVQ; this is translated from the exons ATGTTTCTTGAACATGGTGATCAAAGAAACATTCAGATTACAGCAGCTCCTGTTCAACTCCCAAGGGAAACAATAGCTCACATCAAGGTCCAAGGCTATGATATTCCTCCAAAGACACATATCTTGGTGAACGCTTGGGCGATAGGAAGAGATCCGAAATACTGGACAAACCCAAAAGAGTTTAACTCCGAGAGGTTTATCGATAGCCCTGTGGATTATAAAGGAAGACATTTCGAGCTCTTACCAATTGGGTCTGGTCGAATGATATGTCCCGGTATAACAATTCGG AGAGCACCTGATGGTATGACACATGAAGATATTGATAAAGAAGAAGCTGGTACCCTTACAGTCGTCAAGAAAGTACCTCTCAATCTCGTCCCAGTTCGAGTTCAGTGA
- the LOC104779828 gene encoding cytochrome P450 71B17-like isoform X2: MTISLLCLFLITFVTLILIGKKIKRSKWNLPPSPPKLPIIGNLHQLGELPHRSLQRLAERTGHVMLLHLGFVPVTVISSKEGAEEVLRTHDLDCCSRPKLFGGRLISRGFKDIGSTPYGREWRERRKFTVSEFFSFKKVQSFGYIREAECNFLVKKVSESAVDRSPVDLSKALFWLTSSILFRVAFGQSFHESEFIDQEKIEELIFEGEEAQASFTFSDSFPIAGLGWLGDWISGQHKRLKDVFFKLDALFQHVIDDHLKPGRSKDNRDIVDLMLDVMHKQGEDDSLKLTIDHIKGILTNIFMAGIDTGAITMIWAMTELARNPEVMKKLQGEIRDRLGNNKERITDEDVAKVPFLNMVIKETFRLHPAAPLLLPRETMAHIKIQGYDIPPKRRILVNAWAIGRDPKYWTDPEEFNPERFIDSPVDYKGKHFELLPFGSGRRICPGIAMAIATVELGLLNLLYFFDWRVPDGMTHKDIDMEEAGSLTVVKKVPLKLVPVRVQ, encoded by the exons atgacaatATCTTTGCTCTGTCTTTTTCTCATCACCTTCGTTACGTTAATCCTTATCGGAAAGAAGATCAAACGCTCTAAATGGAATCTTCCTCCAAGCCCTCCTAAGTTACCGATCATCGGAAACTTACATCAACTTGGGGAACTGCCTCACAGGTCACTTCAACGTCTCGCCGAAAGAACCGGACATGTTATGCTTCTTCACTTAGGGTTTGTCCCTGTAACTGTTATCTCATCGAAAGAAGGAGCTGAAGAAGTGCTTAGAACTCATGACCTAGACTGTTGCAGCAGGCCTAAGCTTTTCGGGGGGAGGCTAATCTCTCGTGGTTTTAAAGATATCGGCTCTACGCCATACGGCCGAGAGTGGAGAGAGCGGCGAAAGTTTACGGTGAGCGAgtttttcagttttaaaaaGGTTCAGTCTTTTGGATATATCAGAGAGGCAGAATGTAACTTTCTGGTCAAGAAAGTGTCGGAATCAGCCGTGGATCGTTCTCCGGTCGATTTGAGCAAAGCCCTTTTCTGGCTAACATCAAGTATCCTGTTTAGAG TTGCTTTTGGACAGAGCTTCCACGAGAGCGAGTTCATCGATCAAGAAAAGATCGAAGAGCTCATCTTCGAAGGGGAAGAAGCTCAGGCTAGTTTCACTTTCTCTGATTCGTTTCCTATTGCCGGACTTGGATGGCTTGGTGATTGGATTTCGGGGCAACACAAGAGGTTAAAAGATGTCTTCTTCAAGCTCGATGCCTTGTTTCAACATGTGATTGATGATCATTTGAAACCAGGCCGATCGAAAGATAACAGAGATATCGTCGATCTAATGTTGGATGTGATGCATAAACAAGGTGAAGATGATTCTTTGAAGCTCACAATAGATCATATTAAGGGGATTCTCACG AATATATTTATGGCAGGGATAGACACAGGAGCTATTACCATGATATGGGCAATGACGGAGCTCGCTAGAAACCCGGAAGTGATGAAGAAACTTCAAGGCGAGATCCGAGACCGTCTTGGCAACAATAAGGAGAGAATCACCGACGAAGATGTCGCCAAAGTTCCTTTCTTGAACATGGTGATCAAGGAAACATTCAGATTACATCCAGCAGCACCACTTCTGCTCCCAAGGGAAACAATGGCTCACATCAAGATTCAGGGCTATGATATTCCTCCAAAGAGACGGATCTTGGTGAACGCTTGGGCGATAGGAAGAGATCCAAAATACTGGACAGACCCGGAAGAGTTTAACCCGGAGAGGTTTATCGATAGCCCTGTGGATTATAAAGGGAAACATTTCGAGCTCTTACCGTTTGGGTCTGGTAGAAGGATATGTCCCGGTATAGCAATGGCGATAGCGACTGTGGAATTGGGACTCTTGAACTTACTTTACTTCTTCGATTGGAGAGTACCTGATGGGATGACACATAAGGACATCGATATGGAAGAAGCTGGTAGTCTTACAGTCGTCAAGAAAGTGCCTCTGAAGCTCGTCCCAGTTCGAGTTCAGTGA
- the LOC104779828 gene encoding cytochrome P450 71B17-like isoform X1, translating into MTISLLCLFLITFVTLILIGKKIKRSKWNLPPSPPKLPIIGNLHQLGELPHRSLQRLAERTGHVMLLHLGFVPVTVISSKEGAEEVLRTHDLDCCSRPKLFGGRLISRGFKDIGSTPYGREWRERRKFTVSEFFSFKKVQSFGYIREAECNFLVKKVSESAVDRSPVDLSKALFWLTSSILFRVAFGQSFHESEFIDQEKIEELIFEGEEAQASFTFSDSFPIAGLGWLGDWISGQHKRLKDVFFKLDALFQHVIDDHLKPGRSKDNRDIVDLMLDVMHKQGEDDSLKLTIDHIKGILTNIFMAGIDTGAITMIWAMTELARNPEVMKKLQGEIRDRLGNNKERITDEDVAKVPFLNMVIKETFRLHPAAPLLLPRETMAHIKIQGYDIPPKRRILVNAWAIGRDPKYWTDPEEFNPERFIDSPVDYKGKHFELLPFGSGRRICPGIAMAIATVELGLLNLLYFFDWRVPDGMTHKDIDMEEAGSLTVVKKVPLKLVPVRVQ; encoded by the exons atgacaatATCTTTGCTCTGTCTTTTTCTCATCACCTTCGTTACGTTAATCCTTATCGGAAAGAAGATCAAACGCTCTAAATGGAATCTTCCTCCAAGCCCTCCTAAGTTACCGATCATCGGAAACTTACATCAACTTGGGGAACTGCCTCACAGGTCACTTCAACGTCTCGCCGAAAGAACCGGACATGTTATGCTTCTTCACTTAGGGTTTGTCCCTGTAACTGTTATCTCATCGAAAGAAGGAGCTGAAGAAGTGCTTAGAACTCATGACCTAGACTGTTGCAGCAGGCCTAAGCTTTTCGGGGGGAGGCTAATCTCTCGTGGTTTTAAAGATATCGGCTCTACGCCATACGGCCGAGAGTGGAGAGAGCGGCGAAAGTTTACGGTGAGCGAgtttttcagttttaaaaaGGTTCAGTCTTTTGGATATATCAGAGAGGCAGAATGTAACTTTCTGGTCAAGAAAGTGTCGGAATCAGCCGTGGATCGTTCTCCGGTCGATTTGAGCAAAGCCCTTTTCTGGCTAACATCAAGTATCCTGTTTAGAGTTGCTTTTGGACAGAGCTTCCACGAGAGCGAGTTTATCGATCAAGAAAAGATCGAAGAGCTCATCTTCGAAGGGGAAGAAGCTCAGGCTAGTTTCACTTTCTCTGATTCGTTTCCTATTGCCGGACTTGGATGGCTTGGTGATTGGATTTCGGGGCAACACAAGAGGTTAAAAGATGTCTTCTTCAAGCTCGATGCCTTGTTTCAACATGTGATTGATGATCATTTGAAACCAGGCCGATCGAAAGATAACAGAGATATCGTCGATCTAATGTTGGATGTGATGCATAAACAAGGTGAAGATGATTCTTTGAAGCTCACAATAGATCATATTAAGGGGATTCTCACG AATATATTTATGGCAGGGATAGACACAGGAGCTATTACCATGATATGGGCAATGACGGAGCTCGCTAGAAACCCGGAAGTGATGAAGAAACTTCAAGGCGAGATCCGAGACCGTCTTGGCAACAATAAGGAGAGAATCACCGACGAAGATGTCGCCAAAGTTCCTTTCTTGAAC ATGGTGATCAAGGAAACATTCAGATTACATCCAGCAGCACCACTTCTGCTCCCAAGGGAAACAATGGCTCACATCAAGATTCAGGGCTATGATATTCCTCCAAAGAGACGGATCTTGGTGAACGCTTGGGCGATAGGAAGAGATCCAAAATACTGGACAGACCCGGAAGAGTTTAACCCGGAGAGGTTTATCGATAGCCCTGTGGATTATAAAGGGAAACATTTCGAGCTCTTACCGTTTGGGTCTGGTAGAAGGATATGTCCCGGTATAGCAATGGCGATAGCGACTGTGGAATTGGGACTCTTGAACTTACTTTACTTCTTCGATTGGAGAGTACCTGATGGGATGACACATAAGGACATCGATATGGAAGAAGCTGGTAGTCTTACAGTCGTCAAGAAAGTGCCTCTGAAGCTCGTCCCAGTTCGAGTTCAGTGA
- the LOC104779828 gene encoding cytochrome P450 71B17-like isoform X3, with protein MTISLLCLFLITFVTLILIGKKIKRSKWNLPPSPPKLPIIGNLHQLGELPHRSLQRLAERTGHVMLLHLGFVPVTVISSKEGAEEVLRTHDLDCCSRPKLFGGRLISRGFKDIGSTPYGREWRERRKFTVSEFFSFKKVQSFGYIREAECNFLVKKVSESAVDRSPVDLSKALFWLTSSILFRVAFGQSFHESEFIDQEKIEELIFEGEEAQASFTFSDSFPIAGLGWLGDWISGQHKRLKDVFFKLDALFQHVIDDHLKPGRSKDNRDIVDLMLDVMHKQGEDDSLKLTIDHIKGILTNIFMAGIDTGAITMIWAMTELARNPEVMKKLQGEIRDRLGNNKERITDEDVAKVPFLNMVIKETFRLHPAAPLLLPRETMAHIKIQGYDIPPKRRILVNAWAIGRDPKYWTDPEEFNPERFIDSPVDYKGKHFELLPFGSGRRICPGIAMAIATVELGLLNLLYFFDWRVPDGMTHKDIDMEEAGSLTVVKKVPLKLVPVRVQ; from the exons atgacaatATCTTTGCTCTGTCTTTTTCTCATCACCTTCGTTACGTTAATCCTTATCGGAAAGAAGATCAAACGCTCTAAATGGAATCTTCCTCCAAGCCCTCCTAAGTTACCGATCATCGGAAACTTACATCAACTTGGGGAACTGCCTCACAGGTCACTTCAACGTCTCGCCGAAAGAACCGGACATGTTATGCTTCTTCACTTAGGGTTTGTCCCTGTAACTGTTATCTCATCGAAAGAAGGAGCTGAAGAAGTGCTTAGAACTCATGACCTAGACTGTTGCAGCAGGCCTAAGCTTTTCGGGGGGAGGCTAATCTCTCGTGGTTTTAAAGATATCGGCTCTACGCCATACGGCCGAGAGTGGAGAGAGCGGCGAAAGTTTACGGTGAGCGAgtttttcagttttaaaaaGGTTCAGTCTTTTGGATATATCAGAGAGGCAGAATGTAACTTTCTGGTCAAGAAAGTGTCGGAATCAGCCGTGGATCGTTCTCCGGTCGATTTGAGCAAAGCCCTTTTCTGGCTAACATCAAGTATCCTGTTTAGAGTTGCTTTTGGACAGAGCTTCCACGAGAGCGAGTTTATCGATCAAGAAAAGATCGAAGAGCTCATCTTCGAAGGGGAAGAAGCTCAGGCTAGTTTCACTTTCTCTGATTCGTTTCCTATTGCCGGACTTGGATGGCTTGGTGATTGGATTTCGGGGCAACACAAGAGGTTAAAAGATGTCTTCTTCAAGCTCGATGCCTTGTTTCAACATGTGATTGATGATCATTTGAAACCAGGCCGATCGAAAGATAACAGAGATATCGTCGATCTAATGTTGGATGTGATGCATAAACAAGGTGAAGATGATTCTTTGAAGCTCACAATAGATCATATTAAGGGGATTCTCACG AATATATTTATGGCAGGGATAGACACAGGAGCTATTACCATGATATGGGCAATGACGGAGCTCGCTAGAAACCCGGAAGTGATGAAGAAACTTCAAGGCGAGATCCGAGACCGTCTTGGCAACAATAAGGAGAGAATCACCGACGAAGATGTCGCCAAAGTTCCTTTCTTGAACATGGTGATCAAGGAAACATTCAGATTACATCCAGCAGCACCACTTCTGCTCCCAAGGGAAACAATGGCTCACATCAAGATTCAGGGCTATGATATTCCTCCAAAGAGACGGATCTTGGTGAACGCTTGGGCGATAGGAAGAGATCCAAAATACTGGACAGACCCGGAAGAGTTTAACCCGGAGAGGTTTATCGATAGCCCTGTGGATTATAAAGGGAAACATTTCGAGCTCTTACCGTTTGGGTCTGGTAGAAGGATATGTCCCGGTATAGCAATGGCGATAGCGACTGTGGAATTGGGACTCTTGAACTTACTTTACTTCTTCGATTGGAGAGTACCTGATGGGATGACACATAAGGACATCGATATGGAAGAAGCTGGTAGTCTTACAGTCGTCAAGAAAGTGCCTCTGAAGCTCGTCCCAGTTCGAGTTCAGTGA
- the LOC104779829 gene encoding cytochrome P450 71B19 gives MAISFLCFCLITIVSLIFFVKKLKHFKWNLPPSPPKFPVIGNLHQIGELPHRSLQHLAERYGPVMLLHFGFVHVTVISSREGAEEVLRTHDLDCCSRPKLVGTRLISRDFKDIGFTPYGDEWKERRKFAVRELFCLKKVQSYRHIREEECNFLVKQLSESAVDRSPVDLSKSLFWLTASILFRVAFGQRFHESEFIDKDKIEELVFEAETALASFTCSDFFPVAGLGWLVDLFSGQHKRLNDVFYKLDALFQHVIDDHLKPGRSKDHEDIIDSMLDVIHKQGKDDSLKLTIDHIKGFLANIFLAGIDTGAITMIWAMTELVRNPRLLKKVQGDIRDQLGNNKERITEEDIDKVPYLKMVIKETFRLHPAAPLILPRETMAHIKVQGYDIPPERRILVNVGAIGRDPKLWEKPEEFDPERFMDSSVDYRGQHYELLPFGSGRRICPGMAMGIATVELGLLNLLYFFDWKLPDGMTHKDISIEEAGTLTIVKKVPLKLVPVRVQ, from the exons ATGGCGAtctctttcctctgtttctgcctCATTACCATcgtttctttaatctttttcgTCAAAAAGCTTAAACACTTTAAATGGAATCTTCCTCCAAGCCCTCCCAAGTTTCCGGTCATCGGAAACTTACACCAGATTGGAGAATTGCCTCACAGGTCACTTCAACATCTAGCCGAAAGATACGGACCTGTGATGCTTCTTCACTTTGGCTTTGTCCATGTAACTGTGATCTCATCGAGAGAAGGAGCTGAAGAAGTGCTTAGAACTCATGACCTAGACTGTTGCAGCAGGCCTAAGCTTGTCGGGACAAGGTTAATCTCGCGGGATTTTAAAGATATTGGTTTTACACCATACGGTGACGAGTGGAAGGAGCGGCGTAAGTTTGCGGTACGTGAGCTTTTCTGTTTGAAAAAGGTTCAGTCCTATAGGCATATCAGAGAGGAAGAATGTAACTTTCTGGTCAAGCAACTGTCGGAATCCGCGGTAGATCGATCTCCGGTTGATTTGAGCAAATCCCTTTTCTGGCTAACCGCAAGTATCTTGTTTAGAGTTGCTTTTGGACAAAGGTTCCACGAGAGTGAGTTTATCGATAAAGACAAGATTGAAGAACTTGTGTTCGAAGCTGAGACTGCCCTAGCAAGTTTCACTTGTTCTGATTTCTTTCCTGTTGCCGGACTTGGATGGCTCGTGGACTTGTTTTCCGGACAACACAAAAGGCTCAACGATGTATTTTACAAACTCGACGCTCTATTCCAACATGTGATAGATGATCATTTGAAACCTGGAAGATCAAAGGATCACGAAGATATCATCGATTCAATGTTGGATGTGATTCATAAACAAGGCAAAGATGATTCCTTAAAACTCACAATAGATCATATCAAGGGGTTTCTCGCG AATATATTTCTTGCAGGGATAGACACTGGGGCCATCACCATGATATGGGCAATGACAGAGCTAGTTAGAAACCCGAGACTGTTAAAGAAAGTTCAAGGCGATATCCGAGACCAACTTGGCAACAACAAGGAGAGAATCACTGAAGAAGATATCGATAAGGTTCCTTACTTGAAGATGGTAATCAAGGAAACATTCAGATTACACCCAGCAGCTCCTCTTATACTCCCAAGGGAAACAATGGCTCACATCAAAGTTCAAGGCTATGATATTCCTCCCGAGAGGCGGATCTTGGTTAACGTTGGGGCGATAGGAAGAGACCCAAAACTCTGGGAAAAACCGGAAGAGTTTGACCCTGAGAGGTTTATGGATAGCTCTGTGGATTATAGGGGACAACACTACGAGCTCTTGCCATTTGGGTCTGGTCGAAGGATATGTCCCGGGATGGCAATGGGGATTGCTACTGTTGAATTGGGACTCTTAAACTTACTTTACTTCTTCGACTGGAAGTTGCCTGATGGGATGACACACAAAGACATCAGTATAGAAGAAGCTGGTACTCTTACAATTGTCAAGAAAGTACCGCTCAAGCTTGTTCCAGTTCGAGTTCAGTGA